Genomic window (Eremothecium sinecaudum strain ATCC 58844 chromosome VI, complete sequence):
TACTAACTTTAATTGATTGAATTTAGCTGTTGTAAAAGCTTCAGATATTGTATGTTTATTTTAACGCCCACAGATTTACTAGAGTAATGAAATTGTGACTAACTGTTTACTTTATTATAGTCAGATGCTTTGAGAGATGAGATTCTGGATATTAGTGCTCAGGCTGTTGAGCAATTGCAGTTAGAAAGAGAGATTGCAGCATATATTAAGAAAGATTTAGATGTTAAACATGGACATACATGGCATGTCATTGCGGGGAAGAACTTTGGGAGTTACGTGACTCATGAAAAAGGACACTTTATCTACTTCTATATTGGTCCATTGGCCTTTTTGGTGTTTAAGACTGCGTAATAAGTGGAATTTGCATATTTAGGTGAGCATTTTTAGATTAGTTAGCTTAAAGTAGGGAATATTTGTCTAGTATATTTCGAATATGTTGCTTATCAGATTGCAGGGCGGTTTTGAACTTTGCGCAATCTTGCTGAAGGGAAACTAGCTCCCACTGAAAACCGAGTGGGGTTGAGACGGCTTCAGACGCGGACGCGATCTGTAGCAATGCGGATCCTAGCTGGCGCGATTCCCAGCAGATTTTTGACCAGCGGTTGCGCAGGTTTGTGCAAACTTTGTTTTCCTGCTCCAAACGTCTCTGGAGGTACCTGTTTGTCTCGTTTATCTTTTCTATCTGCTCTTCCAAGACTCTTTGGTTCTCCAGCCGTGCTGTTTGAAGATTTAGGGTGGTCTGTAAATCATGAAGTTGGTTCTGGAGGGAGAAGAGGTGCTCCTCGCCCTTAGAGATATGCGTAGCGTTTACTCTAGCCTCAGTTTTTACTAGTTTGGCCGTTGATGCGTACCGCAGTGTGGACAACGACTCTTCGTACTCACACGGTGAGATACATGCTAGTATACAAGTGATGCTGTTGCCATCCAAATTCTCTCTTAGGACCCTGGTCAGTAGGGACTCTCTGTAAGCCACTCCCATGGGCCTATTTTTTCTGGAAAGCATTTGGATTACTCTCCCTAGGGTCATCAGTGACTTGTTGATGTTTTTACCCTCTTTGAATCTGTCGTCGCTGGTCTTGGAGACCTTAGCGCGCTCGCTGCCAGCCAAATCGACGAGCTTGATGCTACTAATCCTCTCTATTTTATCCCCAAAAGCATCTGTCTCAGTTTGCTGTATATTAATCGTAAATATGGCATGTGACCTGCTGCTCTTTTCATTGATGAAAGTACTCCCAACAGATCTAAGGGCCGATCCCTTGTCGAGGAAGGCCAGGAGCTCGTCACATGTCTCAACAGAATGTTCGCTGAGACCTTCAATGAAAGTTATCTTTCTAGGGCCATCTCTGACTTTCAATACAGTTTGTTCATCGGACAATAAATCTATAGCCTGTTCATTGTATATCTGAAAGTAACTTACCGTTACCTTGAAATCAACCGATACCCCATCCTCAGACTCCGAGTCCTGGCACATATTAATAGCATTAAACAACTCTAGACTTACACGAGGGGTGAGACCCAACTCCTTTTCAGTCCCTAGCATTGTGTAAGTCTTGCCCGAGCCAGTTTGGCCGTAAGTCATAATACATGTATGATAACCCTCTAAGGCTCTGAGCACATACTCCCTACCTAGCGCATTATAGATTTGTTTCTGGGTCGTCTTTTCGCCAAATACCTGGTCGAATTGAAACGTTGGTTCTACCGTAGTTATAGCATTCGTATTATTCTCCTTAAACAACGTCACATCAACATTTGAATAACTCTTAATAACAGAAGGCAAACTCTCCTCCCGCGGTAGCTTATCACGGATACGGATGGCGATTTTCATCTTCGACGGAAACTACTTACTAGGGCTTTGTTTTGTTGCTAGTCTTTATAATTGAggaattttttttagtaGCGTTGATCAATTGAGCAACCCTTAACGCTAAACTACAGGATTTGTAGTAATAAGACCATCAGATGACACTTATGGCTATGACCCCGGACTTATTGACCTTTATACTACTTAACTTGGTCTTAAGTGTCTAGGAGCTCTTTTATTACACAATGTAGAATAGTGTTAAGAGATCTTGACAGTGATTTAAGTGTTTATTAAGAAATTTCTAACTTATGTATATCCCGTATAAGTTTATACGGCAAGTATAATCGATAAGCTTAAGAGGTGTGAATCAGTACCCGTACATTAAGGGCTTTTAAAAGCTAGGTGCGACCTGTAATTAATGTTACGTGAAAGCTCCACTTTACGGCCTAATGAAAAAGGACgaagagaagaaaattACTAACTTTGTACCGTTTAAAAGGAAAATGGATCATTAAATAACTCTTCTTGACCCTGAACTGTGGTAACTAGACCTTTCCTATTTTACTCGTGACATAAACCCTTAAAAAGGAGGCCACTTTTAAATACGAAGGAACGGCCATTAAGGTTACCTCGTTCGAATAATGTAACCTTATTTTTTGTAATAACACGGAGCATACATAATTTGCGTGATGAATTTACCCTCATACCTTGTAGTGCAACCAACACTAATAATCTCATCTCTTATACTGCTGGTTAGTAGGTGATTAAGGTTAACGTGAGGGATTATGTGAGTCAATGATTTACGCTTGGCCAAGTCACTCATCGAATTGTTCTGCTGCaatttattaaatattTCATTCAAATAGGTTGAGTTCAGATACACCGGTAGGTCTGGAACAGTGTACTTTTCCAAAAATACTTCTTCAGCCTCTTGAGCACTCATATTCCAGTCTTCCTGAAGATAACGGAACAGTTCATCTTGGTTGCAATCCTGAACATTATTTGTGAAACTAGGTGCGTCAGCATCAGTAGGTGCCGGAGTTGGATCCTCCGAAGTTGACTCCGGCGTGGTTCCTTCAGAATCCGTTTTAGCGGGGGTCACCTTGAACAGCTCAGGAATGTCACTGCTATAAACCAGATTTGATGTCTTTGAGTTATGGGGGCCCAAATCTAAATTGTTCAGACTCAGAACTGTTTTCACAGACTCATTGCGACTCAAAACACCAGTGTAATCTGAGATAGGTGTATTAGAACGTTCGATAGCTCGCGCTCTACTGAAAGAGGACCCACCACGGTTGACCAATGGTGGCCTTACTGCTGGCGGCGAGGGCAGCTCGTTCATAAATGACAAGGCATTCTCACTACGGGAATGCTCCTTACTCGGGTAAGGTTGAATTGCAGCGTCTCGATAAGGTTCTATTTCATCATATAGAGGTATCACTTCAAACCAGTTAACAATGGTACTTAATGAATCGGTAGCTGTTGGCAAATAGTTTGAATGTCTGATCTCACCATTAATATAAAACTGCAGCTTATAGATCCCAGCGGGTAACTTCAAGTCGGGTACTGTCCAGCATTGCTCCTCCTTAGAATAAACCATTGGAATTTTATTCCTCTTCGTATCAGGTTGAACGACAGATGCAATGTCATTACTTATGACTAAGATTTTAGACTTCGAATCTAGCACAGTGTCTCTCCATTTCAATATAACATGCACAAACCTATCCTTTGGCACCTCTGCAGAGCGAATTTCAGATGACTGAGGCTGTTTTCCAGAAGCCGGTTTAGTACTTTTGGGCTCCGCGGCATCCTCACTAGCTATAAGCGACGTCGCCTCCTGGTCCACTGGTTCTACAGCTTCCAAAGTTGATTTCTTAGGCGATACACAGGACAAAGGATGCTTTTTGGCGCTAAGCATAGATGGCGTGCTATTGGAATGATTCTGTTGCATAAGTTTCCGCCTCAAATCATTTTGTACCATAGAATCAACAAGCACCTCGTTCAGTACTACCTCGCTGCTCTCAATAAACTCATCTACTTCATGCGTTGATTCTGAAGCTGGTGAAGACTTTGGTGTCTCGTCTCTGACAGCCAACAATGGATTGCTACTTGTAGTAGTCGCCGGCGGAATATCTATACTAGGAGAACTCGTAGAAAGTACTGAACCTGCATTACCTGCCAGATGGCTCTGGCACAGAGACTTCTTCAAAGCATTGATACTAGGCCTATGACCCTGAACAGCAAGCTCAGGGGTAGATGCTGCTAATGTTGAATGCTCAACCGTAGCTAATGAGGGGCCTGGGGAACGCAGCGGCTGCGACCTACTATCGATTTTTAAAGCTGCTAAATTCGGAGTGGCAGGCTCC
Coding sequences:
- the DYN2 gene encoding dynein light chain (Syntenic homolog of Ashbya gossypii ADR193W; Syntenic homolog of Saccharomyces cerevisiae YDR424C (DYN2); 2-introns in Ashbya gossypii); its protein translation is MSKPVVKASDISDALRDEILDISAQAVEQLQLEREIAAYIKKDLDVKHGHTWHVIAGKNFGSYVTHEKGHFIYFYIGPLAFLVFKTA
- a CDS encoding kinesin family protein (Syntenic homolog of Eremothecium cymbalariae Ecym_4066; not in Ashbya gossypii not in Saccharomyces cerevisiae); this encodes MKIAIRIRDKLPREESLPSVIKSYSNVDVTLFKENNTNAITTVEPTFQFDQVFGEKTTQKQIYNALGREYVLRALEGYHTCIMTYGQTGSGKTYTMLGTEKELGLTPRVSLELFNAINMCQDSESEDGVSVDFKVTVSYFQIYNEQAIDLLSDEQTVLKVRDGPRKITFIEGLSEHSVETCDELLAFLDKGSALRSVGSTFINEKSSRSHAIFTINIQQTETDAFGDKIERISSIKLVDLAGSERAKVSKTSDDRFKEGKNINKSLMTLGRVIQMLSRKNRPMGVAYRESLLTRVLRENLDGNSITCILACISPCEYEESLSTLRYASTAKLVKTEARVNATHISKGEEHLFSLQNQLHDLQTTLNLQTARLENQRVLEEQIEKINETNRYLQRRLEQENKVCTNLRNRWSKICWESRQLGSALLQIASASEAVSTPLGFQWELVSLQQDCAKFKTALQSDKQHIRNILDKYSLL
- the SIP1 gene encoding Sip1p (Syntenic homolog of Ashbya gossypii ADR194C; Syntenic homolog of Saccharomyces cerevisiae YDR422C (SIP1)); translation: MGNIASSEKRESGRLRQQSITSQLFPGRHQARSKRSWQPEGLLPSHLPVTEEQSASEERAPPLFKSDYTLHPSGEEPATPNLAALKIDSRSQPLRSPGPSLATVEHSTLAASTPELAVQGHRPSINALKKSLCQSHLAGNAGSVLSTSSPSIDIPPATTTSSNPLLAVRDETPKSSPASESTHEVDEFIESSEVVLNEVLVDSMVQNDLRRKLMQQNHSNSTPSMLSAKKHPLSCVSPKKSTLEAVEPVDQEATSLIASEDAAEPKSTKPASGKQPQSSEIRSAEVPKDRFVHVILKWRDTVLDSKSKILVISNDIASVVQPDTKRNKIPMVYSKEEQCWTVPDLKLPAGIYKLQFYINGEIRHSNYLPTATDSLSTIVNWFEVIPLYDEIEPYRDAAIQPYPSKEHSRSENALSFMNELPSPPAVRPPLVNRGGSSFSRARAIERSNTPISDYTGVLSRNESVKTVLSLNNLDLGPHNSKTSNLVYSSDIPELFKVTPAKTDSEGTTPESTSEDPTPAPTDADAPSFTNNVQDCNQDELFRYLQEDWNMSAQEAEEVFLEKYTVPDLPVYLNSTYLNEIFNKLQQNNSMSDLAKRKSLTHIIPHVNLNHLLTSSIRDEIISVGCTTRYEGKFITQIMYAPCYYKK